TAAGGGATCATATGATATCTATGATAAGGATATTAACTTAATTGAATCTTTCTCAGACAACAGCCAAGGCAGGTGGAAAGAAGTTATTGTTTCAAAATCCGCAGATGTTAATGAAACTTATGAGAAACTCCTAGACCTAAAAGATACCTATACCAAGGTTTATGATTTAGGTCAAATAAAAAAAGGTAAGCAATGAAATTTGAGAGAATTTTAAAAGTAGAAAATCTTGAAAAATATTATGGTAAGGAAGACAAAAGGGTCTTATCCCAGCTAAATTTTGATCTTTTAGAGGGGGAGTTTTTAGGTCTAATGGGCAAGTCTGGCTCAGGTAAGACCACCATTTTAAATTCTATAGCAAGTCTAGAGTCCTTTAACAAGGGCTCTATTTCCTATTATGGAAAAGATATTTCACTTTTTTCTAGAAAGGACATCTACTCCTATAGGAAAAATGTGATTTCTTATATCTACCAAGACTTTAAACTTGTCGATATACTTACAGTTTATGAAAATATAATATTGCCCTTATCTATAGGAAAAAAGCCAGTCGATAAGGCTAGGATAATGGAGATAGCAAATATTTTAGAAATCGACCACATATTAAAATCCTACCCAGAAAACCTATCTGGAGGAGAAAAGCAAAGAGTAGCTGTTGCCAGAGCTCTATTAAAGGACTCAAAAATTATTTTGGCAGATGAGCCAACAAGCTCTCTTGATAGCAAGCTTGGTGAAAATGTTCTTAGACTTCTAAAAACTTTCAACAAAGTCCATAAAAAATCAATCATTATGGCCAGTCATGACCTAAGGGCTATTTCTTTTACAGATAGGGTTTTATTTTTAAATGATGGCAAGATCTAT
This window of the Anaerococcus mediterraneensis genome carries:
- a CDS encoding ABC transporter ATP-binding protein; translated protein: MKFERILKVENLEKYYGKEDKRVLSQLNFDLLEGEFLGLMGKSGSGKTTILNSIASLESFNKGSISYYGKDISLFSRKDIYSYRKNVISYIYQDFKLVDILTVYENIILPLSIGKKPVDKARIMEIANILEIDHILKSYPENLSGGEKQRVAVARALLKDSKIILADEPTSSLDSKLGENVLRLLKTFNKVHKKSIIMASHDLRAISFTDRVLFLNDGKIYNELRRKENEDRSEFLSRIENADRQLIR